A single Pseudomonas sp. MM223 DNA region contains:
- the metH gene encoding Methionine synthase (*Name metH), whose amino-acid sequence MSDRSARLQALQNALKERILILDGGMGTMIQSYRLEEHDYRGTRFADWPSDVKGNNDLLLLSRPDVIAAIEKAYLDAGADILETNTFNATQISQADYGMESLVYELNVEGARIARQVADAKTLETPDKPRFVAGVLGPTSRTCSISPDVNDPGYRNVTFDELVENYIEATRGLIEGGADLILIETIFDTLNAKAAIFAVQQVFEDDAVELPIMISGTITDASGRTLSGQTTEAFWNSVRHAKPISVGLNCALGAKDLRPYLEELSTKADTHVSAHPNAGLPNAFGEYDETPAEMAAVVEEFAASGFLNIIGGCCGTTPGHIQAIAEAVAKYKPRAIPEVAKACRLSGLEPFTIDRQSLFVNVGERTNITGSAKFARLIREENYTEALEVALQQVEAGAQVIDINMDEGMLDSQAAMVRFLNMIAGEPDISRVPIMIDSSKWEVIEAGLKCIQGKGIVNSISMKEGVEQFKHHARLCKRYGAAVVVMAFDEVGQADTAARKKEICKRSYDILVNEVGFPPEDIIFDPNIFAVATGIEEHNNYAVDFIEACAYIRDHLPHALSSGGVSNVSFSFRGNNPVREAIHSVFLYHAIQNGLTMGIVNAGQLEIYDEIPAELREKVEDVVLNRTPEGTDALLAIADDYKGGGATKEVENEAWRSLPVGKRLEHALVKGITAHIVEDTEECRQQCARPIEVIEGPLMSGMNVVGDLFGAGKMFLPQVVKSARVMKQAVAHLIPFIEAEKGDKPEAKGKILMATVKGDVHDIGKNIVGVVLGCNGYDIVDLGVMVPAEKILQTARDEKCDIIGLSGLITPSLDEMVHVAREMQRQGFELPLMIGGATTSKAHTAVKIEPKYSNDAVIYVTDASRAVGVATQLLSKELKPGFVEKTRLEYVDVRERTANRSARTERLSYTQAIAAKPQYDWAGYQPVVPSFTGVKVLEDIDLRTLAEYIDWTPFFISWDLAGKFPRILTDEVVGEAATALYKDAREMLDKLIDEKLISARAVFGFWPANQVADDDIEVYGEDGQALATLHHLRQQTIKPDGKPNWSLADFVAPKASGVTDYVGGFITTAGIGAEEVAKAYQDKGDDYEPIMVKALADRLAEACAEWLHEQVRKEHWGYARDEHLDNEALIKEQYSGIRPAPGYPACPDHTEKETLFRLLDGTAIGETGPSGVFLTEHFAMFPAAAVSGWYFAHPQAQYFAVGKVDKDQIERYSARKGQDVSVSERWLAPNLGYDN is encoded by the coding sequence ATGTCCGACCGCAGCGCTCGTCTCCAAGCACTCCAGAACGCACTCAAAGAGCGCATCCTGATCCTCGACGGCGGCATGGGTACTATGATCCAAAGCTACCGCCTCGAGGAACACGACTATCGTGGCACGCGCTTCGCCGATTGGCCAAGCGATGTAAAGGGTAACAACGACCTGTTGCTGCTCAGCCGCCCAGACGTGATCGCTGCCATCGAGAAGGCCTACCTCGATGCCGGGGCGGATATCCTCGAAACCAACACCTTCAATGCCACGCAGATTTCCCAGGCCGACTACGGCATGGAGTCGCTGGTCTACGAACTGAACGTGGAAGGCGCGCGCATTGCCCGCCAGGTGGCCGATGCCAAGACCCTGGAAACGCCCGACAAGCCGCGCTTCGTCGCAGGCGTGCTCGGCCCTACCAGCCGTACCTGCTCGATTTCCCCGGACGTCAACGACCCCGGCTACCGCAACGTCACGTTCGATGAGCTGGTAGAAAACTACATCGAGGCCACCCGCGGCCTGATCGAGGGCGGCGCTGACCTGATCCTGATCGAAACCATCTTCGACACCCTCAACGCCAAGGCGGCAATCTTTGCCGTGCAGCAGGTGTTCGAAGACGACGCCGTCGAACTGCCGATCATGATCTCCGGCACCATCACCGACGCCTCCGGCCGTACCTTGTCGGGCCAGACCACCGAAGCGTTCTGGAACTCGGTGCGCCACGCCAAGCCGATTTCCGTGGGCCTGAACTGCGCCCTTGGCGCCAAGGACCTGCGCCCGTACCTGGAAGAGCTGTCGACCAAAGCCGACACCCACGTTTCCGCCCACCCCAACGCTGGCCTGCCAAACGCTTTTGGTGAGTACGACGAAACCCCGGCCGAAATGGCGGCAGTGGTCGAGGAATTCGCTGCCAGCGGCTTCCTCAACATCATTGGCGGTTGCTGCGGTACTACCCCGGGCCACATCCAGGCCATTGCCGAAGCCGTGGCCAAATACAAGCCACGCGCTATCCCCGAGGTCGCCAAGGCTTGTCGCCTGTCGGGCCTGGAGCCGTTCACCATCGATCGCCAGTCGTTGTTCGTCAACGTCGGCGAGCGTACCAACATCACCGGTTCCGCCAAGTTCGCCCGGTTGATCCGTGAAGAGAACTACACCGAAGCCCTGGAAGTCGCCCTGCAGCAGGTCGAGGCCGGCGCCCAGGTGATCGACATCAACATGGACGAAGGGATGCTCGATTCCCAGGCGGCCATGGTCCGTTTCCTCAACATGATCGCTGGCGAGCCGGACATTTCCCGCGTGCCGATCATGATCGACTCCTCCAAGTGGGAAGTGATCGAAGCCGGCCTCAAGTGCATTCAGGGCAAGGGCATCGTCAACTCCATTTCCATGAAGGAAGGCGTCGAGCAGTTCAAGCACCACGCCCGCCTGTGCAAGCGCTACGGCGCCGCCGTGGTGGTGATGGCCTTCGACGAGGTTGGCCAGGCCGACACCGCCGCGCGCAAGAAGGAAATCTGCAAGCGCAGCTACGACATTCTGGTCAATGAAGTGGGCTTCCCGCCGGAAGACATCATCTTCGACCCGAACATCTTCGCCGTTGCCACCGGTATCGAAGAGCACAACAACTACGCCGTCGACTTCATCGAAGCCTGTGCCTATATCCGTGACCACCTGCCCCACGCGCTGAGTTCGGGCGGTGTGTCCAACGTGTCGTTCTCGTTCCGCGGCAACAACCCGGTGCGCGAGGCGATCCACTCGGTGTTCCTCTACCATGCGATCCAGAATGGCCTGACCATGGGTATCGTCAACGCCGGCCAGCTGGAGATCTACGACGAGATCCCGGCCGAGCTGCGTGAAAAGGTCGAGGACGTGGTGCTCAACCGCACGCCGGAAGGTACCGACGCCTTGCTGGCCATTGCCGATGACTACAAAGGCGGCGGCGCCACCAAGGAAGTCGAAAACGAGGCCTGGCGTTCGCTGCCGGTCGGCAAGCGCCTGGAACACGCCCTGGTCAAAGGCATCACCGCCCACATCGTCGAGGACACCGAGGAGTGCCGCCAGCAGTGCGCGCGCCCTATCGAGGTCATCGAAGGCCCGCTGATGAGCGGTATGAACGTGGTGGGCGACCTGTTCGGTGCAGGCAAGATGTTCCTGCCCCAAGTGGTCAAGTCAGCCCGTGTGATGAAGCAGGCCGTGGCACACCTGATCCCGTTCATCGAAGCCGAAAAAGGCGACAAGCCAGAAGCCAAGGGCAAGATCCTGATGGCCACGGTAAAAGGTGACGTGCACGACATCGGCAAGAACATCGTCGGCGTGGTGCTGGGCTGTAACGGCTACGACATCGTCGACCTCGGCGTGATGGTGCCGGCCGAAAAGATCCTGCAAACCGCCCGCGACGAGAAGTGCGACATCATCGGTTTGTCCGGCCTGATCACCCCGTCGCTGGACGAAATGGTCCACGTTGCCCGTGAAATGCAGCGCCAGGGCTTCGAACTGCCACTGATGATCGGCGGTGCAACGACCTCCAAGGCACACACCGCAGTCAAGATCGAACCGAAGTACAGCAACGACGCCGTGATCTACGTCACCGACGCCTCGCGGGCAGTTGGCGTGGCCACCCAGTTGCTGTCCAAGGAGCTCAAGCCAGGCTTTGTCGAGAAGACCCGCCTGGAATACGTGGATGTACGCGAGCGCACCGCCAACCGCAGCGCCCGCACCGAGCGCCTGAGCTACACCCAGGCCATTGCTGCCAAGCCGCAGTACGACTGGGCCGGCTACCAGCCAGTGGTGCCCTCCTTCACCGGCGTCAAAGTGCTGGAAGACATCGACCTGCGCACCCTGGCCGAATACATCGACTGGACCCCGTTCTTCATCTCCTGGGACCTGGCCGGCAAGTTCCCGCGCATCCTCACCGACGAAGTAGTCGGCGAAGCAGCCACCGCGCTGTACAAGGATGCCCGCGAGATGCTCGACAAGCTGATCGACGAGAAGCTGATCAGCGCCCGTGCGGTGTTTGGCTTCTGGCCGGCCAACCAGGTAGCCGATGACGACATCGAGGTGTACGGCGAGGACGGCCAGGCGCTGGCTACCCTGCACCACCTGCGCCAGCAGACCATCAAGCCGGACGGCAAGCCCAACTGGTCGCTGGCCGACTTTGTCGCGCCAAAGGCCAGCGGCGTCACCGACTATGTGGGCGGATTCATCACCACGGCCGGCATTGGTGCCGAGGAAGTGGCCAAGGCTTACCAGGACAAAGGCGACGACTACGAGCCGATCATGGTCAAGGCCCTGGCCGATCGCCTGGCCGAAGCTTGCGCCGAGTGGCTGCACGAGCAGGTGCGTAAAGAGCACTGGGGCTATGCCCGCGACGAGCACCTGGACAACGAAGCGCTGATCAAGGAGCAGTACAGCGGTATCCGCCCGGCCCCGGGCTACCCGGCCTGCCCCGACCACACCGAGAAAGAAACCCTGTTCCGTCTGCTAGACGGCACCGCCATCGGCGAAACCGGGCCAAGCGGCGTGTTCCTGACCGAACACTTTGCAATGTTCCCGGCGGCGGCGGTCAGCGGCTGGTACTTTGCCCACCCGCAGGCGCAGTACTTTGCCGTGGGCAAGGTCGACAAGGACCAGATCGAGCGTTACAGCGCGCGTAAAGGCCAGGATGTCAGCGTGAGCGAGCGCTGGCTGGCGCCTAACCTCGGGTACGACAACTAA
- the rhaR_2 gene encoding HTH-type transcriptional activator RhaR (*Name rhaR_2): MTTPLREQTHLWQAPALGDVEMLHARYFQQRFAPHVHEGYVFTVIESGAQRFWHRGSEHLAPVGSMVLINPDELHTGATAHEAGWRYRGFYPEHERVTGVLEELELGRHGMPSFKDSVIHDPALAIAFSQLHQLSETGASALQQQTAWRQAVLALVQRHGQCAEPSAPGHEPMAVARARELLESQLADPPSLEALAAAVNLSPFHFARVFRQATGLPPHAWLKQRRLARAREMLKSGLVASEVAFDLGFADQSHLSRQFKQAYGVTPGAYRQACAQSILPA; this comes from the coding sequence ATGACCACGCCCCTGCGCGAGCAGACACACCTCTGGCAGGCGCCCGCCCTGGGCGACGTCGAGATGCTGCACGCGCGCTACTTCCAGCAGCGCTTCGCCCCGCATGTGCATGAAGGCTATGTGTTCACTGTGATCGAATCCGGCGCCCAGCGCTTCTGGCACCGCGGCAGCGAGCACCTGGCACCGGTCGGCAGCATGGTGCTGATCAACCCCGACGAGCTGCACACCGGCGCCACCGCCCATGAGGCGGGCTGGCGTTATCGCGGCTTCTATCCCGAGCACGAGCGGGTCACCGGCGTGCTCGAAGAACTTGAGCTGGGCCGCCACGGCATGCCCAGCTTCAAGGACAGCGTGATCCACGACCCGGCCCTGGCCATCGCCTTCAGCCAGCTGCATCAGCTGTCCGAAACCGGCGCCAGCGCATTGCAGCAACAAACCGCCTGGCGCCAGGCGGTGCTGGCCTTGGTGCAACGGCACGGGCAATGCGCCGAACCCTCAGCCCCCGGCCACGAACCAATGGCCGTAGCCCGCGCCCGCGAACTGCTGGAAAGCCAACTGGCCGACCCACCCTCGCTCGAAGCGCTGGCGGCGGCCGTCAACCTGTCACCATTCCACTTCGCCCGGGTGTTCCGTCAGGCCACCGGCCTGCCGCCGCATGCCTGGTTGAAGCAGCGGCGCCTGGCCCGCGCCCGTGAAATGCTGAAGAGCGGCCTGGTGGCTTCGGAGGTAGCATTCGACCTTGGTTTTGCTGATCAGAGCCATTTGAGCCGGCAGTTCAAGCAAGCCTACGGGGTGACGCCGGGGGCGTACCGGCAGGCATGCGCTCAATCCATATTACCCGCCTGA
- the nfuA gene encoding Fe/S biogenesis protein NfuA (*Name nfuA), which produces MSAITITDAAHDYLADLLSKQNTPGIGIRIFITQPGTQYAETCIAYCKPGEEKPDDTAVGLKSFTAYLDAVSVPFLEDALVDYATDRMGGQLTIKAPNAKVPMVNEDSPINERINYYLQTEINPGLASHGGQVSLVDVVDDGIAVLQFGGGCQGCGQADVTLKEGIERTLLERIPGSKGVRDVTDHTQKENAYY; this is translated from the coding sequence ATGAGCGCTATAACCATTACCGACGCCGCCCATGACTACCTGGCCGATCTGCTTTCCAAGCAGAACACGCCTGGCATCGGCATTCGTATTTTCATCACCCAGCCGGGCACCCAGTACGCAGAGACGTGCATTGCCTACTGCAAGCCGGGCGAAGAGAAGCCTGACGACACCGCCGTGGGTCTGAAGAGCTTCACCGCTTACCTGGACGCCGTCAGCGTGCCGTTCCTGGAGGACGCACTGGTCGACTACGCCACCGACCGCATGGGTGGCCAGCTGACCATCAAGGCACCGAACGCCAAGGTGCCGATGGTCAACGAAGACAGCCCGATCAACGAGCGCATCAACTATTACCTGCAGACCGAGATCAACCCCGGGCTGGCCAGCCACGGCGGCCAGGTCAGCCTGGTGGACGTGGTCGACGACGGCATCGCGGTGCTGCAGTTCGGTGGTGGTTGCCAAGGCTGCGGCCAGGCCGACGTTACCCTGAAGGAAGGCATCGAGCGCACCCTGCTCGAGCGTATTCCGGGCTCGAAGGGCGTGCGCGACGTGACTGACCACACCCAGAAAGAAAACGCCTATTACTAA